In one window of Bifidobacterium sp. WK041_4_12 DNA:
- a CDS encoding ABC transporter substrate-binding protein — protein MRKALAIAVAIPTALALASCGAASGESSDDSHGNADISFMLDWTPNTNHVGLYVAQQLGYYNAEHVKVDILPTAQAGAETAVENGVADIGFTTLSNVAAFNAQGSALKFVFDLTQQPVARWCALASRTDIKTPKDLDGKTFVSFGSAEQTAVVRQMIKYAGGTGSIQTATAGTNTFDTLTSGKGDFGGFYATWENVESELNGPALNCFVASDWGVPGNPDQLGFAVKRSWLAKQGNAQALQRFLDATMKGYDYALAHPDKAADMLVSGAKEANLDSKLAHRSMEEIASKGYWTDSTGSADSTKLPGTVNMTQAQDYLDFQYKAGTYKDAKGKVGNHAPQASELATNTYATKAAAAATR, from the coding sequence TTGCGCAAGGCGCTGGCTATCGCCGTTGCCATACCAACGGCACTTGCCTTGGCATCATGCGGTGCGGCATCAGGCGAATCGTCAGACGACTCCCATGGGAATGCCGACATTTCGTTCATGCTTGATTGGACGCCGAACACCAACCATGTTGGCCTCTATGTTGCACAGCAATTGGGATATTACAACGCCGAGCATGTCAAGGTCGACATTCTTCCGACCGCTCAGGCAGGCGCAGAGACCGCCGTGGAAAATGGCGTCGCTGACATTGGCTTCACGACACTGAGCAACGTGGCGGCATTCAACGCGCAGGGCAGCGCCCTGAAATTCGTGTTCGACCTCACGCAGCAGCCTGTGGCACGCTGGTGCGCTCTGGCATCGAGAACCGACATCAAGACCCCGAAGGATCTGGACGGCAAGACCTTCGTCAGCTTCGGCTCGGCCGAACAGACCGCCGTAGTGCGTCAGATGATCAAATACGCCGGAGGAACCGGCAGCATCCAGACCGCAACGGCAGGAACGAACACCTTCGACACCCTGACCAGCGGCAAAGGAGACTTCGGCGGTTTCTACGCAACATGGGAAAACGTGGAAAGCGAACTGAACGGTCCTGCATTGAACTGCTTCGTGGCATCGGATTGGGGCGTTCCTGGAAACCCAGACCAGCTCGGCTTTGCGGTCAAGCGCAGCTGGCTTGCCAAGCAAGGCAATGCTCAAGCCCTGCAGCGCTTCCTTGATGCCACCATGAAGGGCTACGACTATGCTCTGGCTCACCCCGACAAGGCGGCAGACATGCTGGTCAGCGGTGCAAAAGAGGCAAACTTGGATTCCAAGCTTGCCCACAGGTCAATGGAGGAAATCGCATCCAAGGGATATTGGACCGATTCGACCGGTTCGGCCGACTCAACCAAGCTTCCAGGAACCGTCAACATGACTCAGGCTCAGGATTATCTTGACTTCCAATACAAGGCAGGCACCTACAAAGATGCGAAGGGCAAGGTTGGCAACCATGCTCCACAGGCTTCGGAGCTGGCCACGAACACCTATGCGACAAAGGCCGCAGCAGCCGCCACACGCTGA
- a CDS encoding ABC transporter permease, with the protein MYGSISPRVLSSPSQIVESTADSWTTLLPASLITAYEGIFGFIIAVILGIAFGIAMFYWRSVHDAAYPLLAIAQTVPLITIAPLFIIWFGFEPIGKVVITAAFAIFPITVQTYRGMMAVPRFYEDVALTCGATPWWTLWHVTLRVAARQIFSGLRISAAYVFSTAATAEYLGARNGLGIWLQAAFNSFRTPLIFSATLVIAVLTAMLLGLISVVERLVIGSSDE; encoded by the coding sequence ATGTACGGGTCAATCTCTCCGCGCGTGCTGTCCTCACCGAGCCAAATCGTCGAATCGACGGCAGACTCTTGGACGACACTGCTTCCAGCAAGCCTCATCACCGCATATGAGGGCATTTTTGGCTTCATCATTGCCGTGATCCTTGGCATCGCGTTCGGCATCGCCATGTTCTATTGGCGCAGCGTTCACGATGCGGCATATCCACTGTTGGCAATCGCCCAGACAGTGCCGCTCATTACGATTGCACCACTCTTCATCATCTGGTTCGGATTCGAACCCATAGGCAAGGTGGTCATCACCGCTGCGTTCGCAATCTTCCCCATCACGGTGCAGACATACCGAGGGATGATGGCTGTGCCGCGCTTCTATGAGGATGTGGCGCTCACCTGTGGAGCCACGCCGTGGTGGACCTTATGGCATGTGACGCTTCGCGTTGCAGCGCGCCAGATTTTCAGCGGTCTGCGCATCAGTGCAGCCTATGTGTTCTCCACGGCTGCCACGGCAGAATATCTCGGCGCACGCAACGGACTCGGCATCTGGCTGCAGGCCGCATTCAACTCCTTCCGTACACCGCTGATCTTTTCTGCAACGCTGGTCATCGCAGTCCTCACCGCGATGCTGCTGGGTCTGATCAGTGTTGTCGAACGCCTTGTCATTGGGTCCAGCGACGAATAG
- a CDS encoding DUF805 domain-containing protein, with amino-acid sequence MSNPYQNQNSDEQSSSEEQPTAPQTAPQTPPQQPDAPSGSEYGAAQTPQGGDGFPQEENQQYGQNQYDGQPQYGQYGAPQQPQYGQPAQGYPGDPYQNGNYQNQNTVPGENNQWAPNPQFPQTPPQFDAQGNRFGSDPAIDRPWYGISFKDAVIRFFKKYATFSGRASRSEYWWAYLFTTLVSFAISMIFAAMNSNIGNSLSVLWSLAVLIPSIAIAVRRLHDANLSGWWYFLPLALSVLGAIILLVSVIGGVVSAGNAYGNSMNSAMFGHIMANIALPLILSLLILLGASVSGIVLMCLSSKPEGARFDKNPIPQDVPFIPNQQNPQYPPYASNIPSQQGQSSDQQQQYPQNPTI; translated from the coding sequence ATGAGCAACCCATATCAGAATCAGAATTCCGATGAGCAATCCTCATCGGAAGAACAGCCAACGGCACCGCAGACAGCGCCGCAGACACCACCCCAGCAGCCAGACGCTCCATCGGGGTCAGAATACGGTGCTGCGCAGACTCCGCAAGGCGGAGATGGATTCCCACAAGAAGAGAATCAACAATACGGGCAGAATCAATACGACGGCCAGCCTCAGTACGGACAGTACGGCGCTCCACAGCAACCACAGTATGGTCAGCCAGCACAAGGGTATCCCGGCGACCCCTATCAGAATGGCAATTATCAGAATCAGAACACCGTGCCAGGCGAGAACAACCAGTGGGCTCCCAATCCGCAATTCCCGCAGACTCCTCCGCAATTCGATGCCCAAGGCAATCGATTCGGATCCGATCCGGCGATTGACCGCCCTTGGTACGGCATCAGCTTCAAGGATGCCGTCATCCGCTTCTTCAAGAAATATGCGACATTCTCTGGCCGAGCATCACGCAGCGAATACTGGTGGGCATACCTCTTCACCACTTTGGTGTCATTCGCAATATCAATGATTTTTGCCGCAATGAACAGCAACATTGGAAATTCCTTGAGCGTGCTGTGGTCATTGGCCGTGTTGATTCCATCCATTGCCATTGCGGTACGAAGACTGCATGATGCAAATCTGAGCGGCTGGTGGTATTTCCTGCCCCTGGCTCTTTCCGTGCTGGGTGCTATTATCCTGCTGGTTTCAGTCATAGGTGGTGTAGTGTCTGCAGGAAACGCATACGGCAACTCAATGAATTCGGCGATGTTTGGACACATCATGGCCAATATCGCACTTCCTTTGATCTTGAGTCTGTTGATTCTCCTCGGCGCAAGCGTCAGTGGAATCGTGCTCATGTGCCTGTCAAGCAAGCCTGAAGGTGCGCGCTTCGATAAGAACCCGATTCCACAGGATGTGCCGTTCATACCGAATCAGCAAAACCCTCAATACCCTCCATACGCTTCGAATATTCCATCGCAGCAGGGTCAATCGTCAGATCAACAGCAGCAGTATCCGCAGAATCCTACGATCTGA
- a CDS encoding histidine phosphatase family protein → MPTTTVNFVRHGEVYNPRHVLYERLPGFHLSDQGKEMVKASASFIAHDEGMRAATALYSSPLDRTRETAEIIEATVDPVREALGLQDFQINFDPRLIEAGNEFRGTRIGYGKGALWRRRNIVLLRNMRRPSWGETYQQIAARVKDFTFEKVQEHPDQQIIVVSHESPIWTFRHLMETGHPEHNMLRRNTDLASITSLTFDSDTCALLGVSYVSPAAGMIR, encoded by the coding sequence ATGCCAACCACAACCGTGAATTTCGTCCGTCATGGTGAGGTTTACAATCCTCGGCATGTGCTCTACGAAAGGCTGCCAGGATTCCATCTCTCTGACCAGGGCAAAGAGATGGTGAAGGCATCGGCTTCGTTCATCGCACACGATGAAGGGATGCGTGCGGCGACGGCGCTGTATTCCTCGCCTTTGGATCGAACGCGTGAAACTGCTGAAATCATCGAGGCGACCGTCGATCCGGTGCGAGAGGCTTTAGGGTTGCAGGATTTTCAGATAAACTTCGATCCGCGTCTGATCGAGGCCGGCAATGAGTTCCGTGGCACGCGCATCGGCTACGGCAAAGGTGCGCTCTGGCGACGTAGGAACATCGTTCTGCTGCGCAACATGCGACGACCCAGTTGGGGAGAGACATATCAGCAGATTGCGGCTCGAGTCAAGGACTTCACCTTCGAGAAGGTGCAGGAGCATCCCGACCAGCAGATCATAGTCGTCAGCCATGAATCACCGATATGGACCTTCAGGCATCTGATGGAAACGGGCCACCCAGAGCACAATATGCTACGTCGCAATACCGATTTGGCATCGATCACCTCACTTACATTCGACAGCGATACCTGCGCTCTCCTCGGTGTCTCGTACGTGAGTCCTGCCGCTGGAATGATTCGCTGA
- a CDS encoding MFS transporter produces the protein MSNSMSATIRDINHRLFGGYAELLRKPHTARFAIGSVIASMPFPMVGMTITISVQHYYGSYFLAGMLTAIQAIALAVAGPLLGKLVDKFGQREIAIPTVIVWVVAAMLLITAITSRAPIWMLYAITPFLAAIPPWGAMSRGRWTYILKGDREQTDRALSLSGVFDECMWVIGNPLASILAVISGILAFSFTGLCVIIGAIMILSEISTEPPSQTQHARQNGITRKQYRDQEATKAALLQGGKKQKSIWGPGLIAICVTWFGLGAFQSAAAISIIAFTREHNAEQMTGFVFACFSVSSLLGAIVYGAKNWLIPLWKRFYVCLIVVNLGIGCFLFAQHIWVIMIIYLLIGVCQAPTWINGNQLILHLVSPARFTEGVAWMGAMNAIGASVGSAIAGQFIDMSGSHGGFIVVTVLALTSLLLAFTGFKQIKEGTEKPVLTQIAI, from the coding sequence ATGAGCAACAGCATGAGCGCTACGATACGTGACATCAATCATCGTCTATTTGGTGGTTACGCCGAGCTACTTCGCAAACCTCATACGGCACGGTTTGCCATCGGTTCAGTCATAGCTTCCATGCCTTTCCCAATGGTTGGCATGACCATAACGATTTCGGTTCAGCACTACTACGGCAGCTATTTCCTCGCAGGCATGCTCACCGCGATTCAGGCAATAGCACTTGCGGTTGCGGGCCCGCTGCTGGGAAAGCTTGTCGATAAATTCGGGCAACGCGAAATTGCGATTCCCACCGTCATCGTCTGGGTCGTTGCTGCAATGCTGCTGATAACCGCGATCACGTCTCGGGCTCCCATCTGGATGCTCTATGCAATCACGCCATTTCTGGCTGCGATTCCACCGTGGGGTGCGATGAGCCGTGGCCGTTGGACATACATACTGAAAGGTGATCGAGAACAAACCGATAGGGCACTGTCCCTTTCAGGCGTGTTCGATGAATGCATGTGGGTCATCGGCAACCCGCTGGCATCCATTTTGGCCGTTATTTCAGGCATTCTGGCATTCTCGTTCACCGGTCTGTGCGTGATCATTGGTGCAATCATGATTCTGTCAGAGATAAGTACCGAACCACCTTCGCAGACGCAGCATGCGCGGCAAAATGGAATCACGCGCAAACAGTATCGCGATCAGGAAGCGACGAAGGCGGCATTGCTGCAGGGCGGCAAAAAGCAGAAATCCATCTGGGGTCCAGGCTTGATTGCCATATGCGTCACCTGGTTTGGCCTTGGGGCTTTCCAGAGTGCCGCAGCCATTTCCATCATCGCGTTTACTCGTGAACACAACGCCGAGCAGATGACCGGCTTCGTCTTCGCATGCTTCTCGGTGAGCTCGCTGCTGGGAGCGATCGTCTATGGCGCCAAGAACTGGCTGATTCCCCTGTGGAAGCGTTTCTATGTGTGCCTGATTGTGGTTAATCTTGGCATTGGCTGCTTCCTGTTCGCACAGCACATATGGGTAATCATGATTATCTATCTGCTCATCGGCGTATGTCAGGCTCCTACGTGGATCAACGGGAATCAGCTGATCCTGCACTTGGTCTCCCCCGCACGCTTCACTGAAGGCGTTGCCTGGATGGGTGCCATGAACGCGATCGGCGCTTCCGTCGGTTCTGCAATAGCCGGTCAGTTCATTGACATGAGCGGCTCGCATGGAGGCTTCATCGTCGTCACTGTTTTGGCTCTCACGTCACTGCTGCTTGCCTTCACTGGCTTCAAGCAGATCAAGGAAGGTACGGAGAAGCCCGTGCTGACGCAGATCGCCATCTGA
- a CDS encoding GtrA family protein, with translation MKHLIAQITKFGIVGVIAAVIDFGILNALVKFAHMNNVAAGTISFLIALAFNYILSMKVVFTHRDDMAKWMEVFIFAVSAALGLVMNDVIIWLATVDMPTDAVYTMHSKYVLYTNIGKVVATVVVAIWNFIIRKVFLDAPNSEASASRQERSLSHRIGMWSLNHNPFGSRS, from the coding sequence GTGAAACACCTGATTGCTCAAATAACGAAATTTGGAATTGTTGGCGTGATTGCTGCCGTCATTGACTTTGGCATATTGAATGCACTGGTCAAGTTCGCGCATATGAACAATGTCGCGGCAGGAACGATTTCCTTCCTCATAGCTCTCGCATTCAATTACATACTGAGCATGAAAGTGGTGTTCACCCACCGCGACGACATGGCAAAGTGGATGGAAGTGTTCATATTCGCAGTTTCAGCGGCCTTGGGACTCGTTATGAATGACGTGATCATCTGGCTAGCCACCGTCGATATGCCTACCGATGCCGTGTATACGATGCACTCGAAGTATGTGCTCTATACCAATATTGGGAAAGTGGTGGCAACGGTTGTGGTCGCCATATGGAACTTCATCATTCGAAAAGTATTTTTGGATGCGCCGAATTCTGAAGCATCGGCATCTCGGCAGGAACGCAGCCTTTCCCACCGCATTGGCATGTGGTCGCTGAATCACAATCCCTTTGGCTCTCGCTCCTGA
- the rplI gene encoding 50S ribosomal protein L9, with product MGKETKVILTTTVTNLGHSGDVVAVKSGFARNYLIPQGQAFLWSKGAAAQIESMQRARRAKALATREDAVAAKNAIEGTTVEISAKVSESGKLFGGISNDRIVEALASKAAVSAKAIQIDPIKTTGEFAAKVALHPEISANFTVKVVAD from the coding sequence ATGGGTAAAGAAACCAAAGTTATTCTCACCACAACCGTTACCAATCTTGGTCACTCAGGTGATGTCGTAGCAGTAAAGTCTGGCTTTGCTCGCAACTATCTGATTCCTCAGGGACAGGCTTTCCTGTGGAGCAAGGGTGCAGCCGCACAGATCGAATCCATGCAGCGTGCTCGTCGCGCGAAGGCTCTTGCCACTCGTGAAGACGCCGTTGCAGCAAAGAATGCCATTGAAGGAACCACCGTTGAAATCAGCGCCAAGGTTTCCGAATCTGGCAAGCTTTTCGGCGGCATCAGCAATGACCGCATTGTTGAGGCTCTCGCAAGCAAGGCAGCCGTCAGCGCCAAGGCCATTCAGATTGATCCGATCAAGACCACAGGTGAATTCGCAGCCAAGGTTGCGCTTCATCCAGAGATTTCCGCCAACTTCACCGTCAAGGTTGTCGCTGACTGA
- the rpsR gene encoding 30S ribosomal protein S18 — protein sequence MSRKRPQPPVKPFKKKPNPLKAAKITTIDYKDVALLRKFISDRGKIRSRRITGVSVQEQRELSKAIKNAREMALLPYATTGR from the coding sequence ATGTCACGCAAAAGGCCGCAACCACCGGTCAAGCCCTTCAAGAAGAAGCCAAATCCACTGAAGGCAGCAAAAATCACCACCATCGATTACAAGGATGTTGCCTTGCTTCGCAAGTTCATCTCTGATCGTGGCAAGATTCGTTCACGTCGCATCACGGGCGTGTCCGTTCAGGAGCAGCGCGAGCTTTCCAAGGCAATCAAGAATGCCCGCGAAATGGCTCTGTTGCCATATGCAACGACCGGTCGCTGA
- a CDS encoding single-stranded DNA-binding protein, which translates to MAAGDTVITVVGNLTADPEIRTTANGGTVANFTIASTPRQYNRNTQQWEDGDALFMRCSAWDSNYNPMASNIQASLAKGMRVIAQGRLIQRSYQDREGNNRTVVELRVDEIGPGLTRNTAQVSKNAGTANDGGRGGFAGNNNSNNGGNASNNGGYHGGAGYQGGASAAPTQQGVDPWSAGEGSGNSYGSFGSSDDFGGGSGDEPEF; encoded by the coding sequence ATGGCAGCAGGAGATACCGTTATCACCGTAGTGGGTAACCTCACTGCGGATCCGGAAATACGCACGACTGCGAACGGCGGTACGGTGGCTAACTTCACCATCGCATCCACACCGCGCCAATACAACCGCAATACTCAGCAGTGGGAAGATGGCGATGCCCTCTTCATGCGCTGCTCAGCATGGGATTCCAATTACAATCCGATGGCATCGAACATTCAGGCAAGTCTGGCAAAGGGCATGCGCGTCATTGCCCAAGGCAGACTGATCCAACGTTCGTATCAAGACCGTGAGGGCAACAATCGCACGGTTGTCGAGCTCAGAGTCGATGAAATCGGTCCAGGTCTTACACGTAACACTGCTCAGGTCAGCAAGAACGCAGGCACCGCGAATGATGGCGGGCGTGGCGGTTTTGCCGGTAACAACAACTCCAACAACGGTGGCAATGCCAGCAATAATGGCGGCTATCACGGGGGAGCCGGTTACCAGGGCGGTGCAAGTGCAGCTCCAACGCAACAGGGTGTCGATCCTTGGAGCGCTGGTGAGGGATCTGGGAATTCCTACGGCTCCTTCGGTTCATCGGATGATTTCGGTGGAGGTTCCGGAGACGAGCCTGAGTTCTAG
- the rpsF gene encoding 30S ribosomal protein S6: MSAHKYELMFIADPELDERGLKKLTDQYLELVTKEGGSVDKTDFWGRRKLAYEIEGKNEGNYAVVNYTADPATSKELDRVLNLNESVIRTKILRKDAE; the protein is encoded by the coding sequence ATGTCTGCGCACAAATATGAATTGATGTTCATTGCCGATCCTGAGCTTGACGAGCGTGGTCTGAAGAAGTTAACTGACCAGTATCTTGAGCTTGTCACCAAGGAAGGCGGCTCAGTCGATAAAACCGATTTCTGGGGTCGTCGCAAGCTTGCTTACGAAATCGAAGGTAAGAACGAAGGCAATTACGCCGTCGTCAATTACACTGCCGATCCAGCGACCAGCAAAGAGCTCGACCGTGTGTTGAACTTGAACGAGTCAGTCATCCGTACGAAGATTCTTCGCAAGGACGCCGAGTAA
- a CDS encoding DUF2142 domain-containing protein, whose product MRLSKRAPSHARVTETAAHMSPQSLLCVFRRITHASWFTPLLVFIIISLLQGTAYLQSYGPFTLSDPKMHIPATYALATGQSFNETENVTTGYWHGRQQLVHGDERVLNFDNYKSVIAENIGFTSLAPDDARGKQIHALNAVRPHDVTVSTRSNQYLFFMYIPQAVGLKVGMMMRLHMSTAFLVARITNLLAFVFLIGLAIIVTPFGRGALATIGMFPIIVFISTTLMTDGTVVGFSALFVALTLRAFVRTKPLHNYQVACLIAIAVVLGLLKYAYAPMILLPLLVYGMSVSQKLTYIGVSAVVISAVAAWWQRCYAYTPNPDMYEKFKPQIIHQPLRTLVLLLINDVVTTFNSIKGDTTTMLSLLILVFVMIFTLRISNGLTRTPFLRVYLLCGVIVFAALTLVYLSLFLTWNFQNAPIGTWNLNGVLPRYFYPLMPLILCLYLETTRIPQRGMPITIAD is encoded by the coding sequence ATGAGACTGTCCAAACGCGCACCCTCACACGCTCGAGTCACCGAAACCGCCGCACATATGAGTCCGCAATCCTTGCTGTGTGTATTCAGACGCATCACGCACGCGTCCTGGTTCACACCACTGCTTGTATTCATCATCATCTCCCTATTGCAAGGAACGGCATATTTGCAAAGCTATGGTCCGTTCACCCTGTCCGATCCCAAGATGCATATCCCGGCAACATATGCACTGGCAACCGGACAATCCTTCAACGAGACGGAGAATGTCACCACCGGGTATTGGCATGGGCGTCAGCAGCTTGTTCACGGAGACGAGCGTGTTCTCAACTTCGACAACTACAAAAGTGTCATCGCAGAAAACATCGGATTCACTTCTCTTGCGCCTGATGATGCCCGCGGCAAGCAGATTCACGCGTTAAACGCGGTCAGACCGCACGATGTCACGGTGAGTACACGAAGCAATCAATATCTTTTCTTTATGTACATCCCTCAGGCAGTCGGCTTGAAAGTCGGGATGATGATGCGTCTGCACATGTCAACAGCATTCCTCGTGGCTCGGATAACGAACCTTCTTGCCTTCGTGTTCCTCATCGGACTTGCGATCATCGTAACCCCGTTCGGCAGAGGGGCGCTTGCAACGATTGGCATGTTTCCCATCATTGTATTCATCTCCACAACACTGATGACGGATGGAACTGTCGTTGGGTTCAGCGCCCTGTTCGTGGCATTGACGCTGCGAGCGTTCGTCAGGACGAAACCGCTGCACAACTATCAGGTGGCCTGTCTCATTGCCATTGCCGTGGTGCTTGGGCTGTTAAAATACGCGTATGCCCCGATGATTCTGCTGCCGCTGTTGGTATACGGCATGAGCGTAAGTCAAAAGCTCACCTATATTGGCGTGAGCGCTGTCGTGATCAGCGCGGTGGCCGCTTGGTGGCAGCGTTGCTATGCATACACTCCCAACCCTGACATGTACGAGAAATTCAAACCGCAGATCATTCATCAACCGTTGCGCACACTGGTGCTGCTGCTGATAAACGACGTTGTGACGACATTCAATTCAATCAAGGGCGATACCACCACAATGCTATCCCTGCTGATCCTGGTATTCGTAATGATATTCACACTCAGAATATCGAATGGTCTCACTCGTACACCCTTCCTGCGCGTATACCTTCTCTGTGGCGTAATTGTCTTTGCCGCACTGACGCTTGTTTATCTATCGCTGTTCCTTACATGGAACTTTCAGAACGCGCCTATAGGGACGTGGAACCTGAACGGTGTGCTACCTCGATACTTCTATCCACTTATGCCACTGATACTCTGTCTCTACCTTGAAACTACACGCATTCCCCAGAGAGGAATGCCCATAACAATTGCCGACTAG
- the rfbB gene encoding dTDP-glucose 4,6-dehydratase: MTRFRDPHNILVTGGAGFIGSNFVRYVLNNNPDVHITVLDALTYAGNINNLNGLPEGRYTFVHGNICDADLLDTLIPNHDTVINFAAESHNDNSIAQPDIFITSNIVGTFTLLQAVARHHIRFHQVSTDEVYGDTDYHDRSKFTQFSPYHPSSPYSASKASADMLVQAWIRTYGVAATISNSSNNYGPYQHVEKFIPRQITNLLSGRRAKLYGEGKEIRDWIAVEDNCSAIWQIVLHGTIGKTYLVSADCEKSNRDVLHSILRLMGRAEDDYDAVSNRPGVDRRYALNSDEIRKEFGWKPEFSNFEAGLQDTIDWYAQHEEWWQSSKQATEQKYAKEHH, from the coding sequence ATGACTCGATTTCGCGATCCTCATAATATTCTTGTGACAGGCGGAGCTGGTTTCATAGGCTCAAATTTTGTTCGATATGTGTTAAATAACAATCCTGACGTTCACATCACGGTCCTTGACGCATTGACTTATGCAGGTAATATCAATAACCTGAATGGTCTTCCAGAAGGCAGGTACACCTTTGTGCACGGAAACATCTGCGATGCTGATCTGCTTGACACCCTGATCCCCAATCATGATACCGTGATCAACTTTGCTGCCGAATCTCATAATGACAATTCGATAGCGCAACCCGACATTTTCATTACTTCGAATATTGTGGGAACCTTCACCCTGCTCCAGGCGGTTGCACGGCATCATATCCGGTTCCATCAAGTCTCAACGGACGAAGTGTATGGAGATACCGACTATCACGACAGGTCGAAGTTCACGCAATTCAGCCCGTACCACCCTTCCAGTCCGTATTCCGCATCCAAGGCTTCTGCCGATATGCTGGTGCAGGCTTGGATTCGCACCTACGGGGTGGCTGCAACGATTTCGAACAGTTCAAACAATTATGGTCCGTATCAGCATGTGGAGAAGTTTATTCCACGTCAAATTACCAACTTGCTTTCTGGACGGCGAGCAAAATTGTACGGCGAAGGTAAAGAGATACGCGATTGGATCGCCGTGGAAGACAATTGTTCGGCAATATGGCAAATCGTGCTTCATGGCACCATCGGCAAGACTTATCTGGTCAGCGCTGATTGTGAGAAATCCAACAGGGATGTGTTGCACAGCATACTGAGACTTATGGGCAGAGCTGAAGATGACTATGATGCCGTCAGCAACCGTCCTGGTGTTGACCGTCGTTATGCCTTGAACAGCGATGAAATTCGCAAGGAATTCGGTTGGAAACCTGAGTTTTCGAATTTTGAGGCAGGTTTGCAAGACACGATTGATTGGTATGCGCAACACGAAGAATGGTGGCAGTCAAGCAAGCAGGCCACAGAGCAGAAATATGCCAAGGAGCATCATTAA
- a CDS encoding NUDIX hydrolase, which produces MQSEQNAPLELGKPEIVYDSHDSAAFQVTKVHARNPTNNDEVDLHYVSVKYAQPGAVCIAQCKGHLLIARHWRLATHSYGWEFPRGMGEMGESSEQTANREFFEETGIQARDTQIFQVIHADTGLIRDSIAVAALTVDSIEPNATAIDGELQSLHWITPEQLDRMIAEAAITDGITIAAYLVWKLRQQSTHDCDNSGSPSTQPQPSQ; this is translated from the coding sequence ATGCAATCTGAACAGAACGCTCCTTTGGAGCTCGGCAAGCCTGAGATTGTCTATGATTCTCATGACAGTGCAGCTTTTCAAGTCACGAAGGTTCACGCTCGGAATCCCACCAACAATGATGAGGTAGATCTACATTACGTTTCTGTCAAGTATGCCCAGCCGGGAGCTGTCTGCATCGCCCAATGCAAGGGTCATCTACTCATTGCGCGGCATTGGAGGCTTGCTACTCACTCCTATGGCTGGGAGTTTCCTCGCGGAATGGGTGAAATGGGAGAAAGCAGCGAGCAAACTGCGAATCGCGAATTTTTCGAAGAAACCGGAATTCAAGCTCGGGACACTCAGATATTTCAAGTCATACACGCCGATACGGGACTCATCAGAGATTCGATTGCAGTCGCAGCATTGACTGTTGACAGCATTGAACCCAACGCTACGGCGATTGACGGGGAATTGCAGTCACTGCATTGGATTACCCCTGAACAATTGGATCGGATGATTGCAGAGGCTGCGATCACTGATGGAATAACGATTGCCGCTTATCTGGTTTGGAAGCTCAGACAACAGTCGACGCATGATTGCGACAATTCCGGCTCGCCCTCCACGCAACCACAGCCGTCTCAGTGA